Proteins found in one Planctomycetaceae bacterium genomic segment:
- a CDS encoding radical SAM protein, whose protein sequence is MELPRRDDDDRLLPAGEATDIRRRLRVKAASHDLASVALCAFDHRTRMLPFIYADLRMAPAGIRAIGSALADSGFEKTRLVLQQWNPNVHAGRVRLDGRLPDMLLISSMGLHIDRARRMLRQACAIDPAHRPLIVAGGPSCVYAPWDLFSPDDADPWRADIAVTGEDYVFLAMLEAVLDTRAPGEPLRAAFMRAKASGALDAVPGLVYPVGPDGRAPEALVDTGIQRLCGDLDELPDPTLGYSLLEPPSRRRDLSGAPIPANSVHKHTPIGSLAMTFGCRFSCGYCPIPAYNQRTYRAKSGPRIAKEMSQLASQYGIKYFFGADDNFFNDPPRSLAIIEAIAATTGTWGKKLGRTVRWATEVTVHDVLTMKDHLAVAHKAGLRALWMGVEDMTGTLVKKGQTVDKTIEAFRLLRSHGICPMPMMMHHDDQPLWTRTGAGGLLNQVGLLKKAGGVAMQVLMITPSAGSKLYVDTFTSGMVLESVGSRQVQPHMYDGNYVIASTARRPWRKQYNLMIAYLSFYNPLRLIWTLLWRKDRLGFKPAGVQFIGIGGLLQTVRRTFTWGLRLAMCKITRLKAPLASPIPMRAPDGARAAHDISQ, encoded by the coding sequence ATGGAACTGCCGCGCCGCGATGATGACGACCGATTGCTGCCCGCCGGCGAGGCGACAGACATCCGGCGGCGCCTGCGCGTTAAAGCCGCCTCCCACGATCTGGCCAGCGTCGCCCTGTGCGCCTTCGACCACCGCACGCGAATGCTCCCGTTCATCTACGCCGACTTGCGGATGGCCCCAGCCGGAATCCGCGCCATCGGCTCGGCGCTGGCTGATAGCGGGTTCGAAAAAACGCGCCTCGTGCTTCAGCAGTGGAACCCCAACGTTCACGCCGGCCGCGTGCGGCTTGACGGGCGCCTGCCCGACATGCTGCTGATCTCGAGCATGGGCCTGCACATCGACCGCGCGCGGCGGATGCTGCGCCAGGCCTGCGCGATCGACCCGGCGCACCGCCCGCTGATCGTCGCCGGCGGGCCCTCGTGCGTCTATGCGCCCTGGGACCTCTTCAGCCCCGACGACGCAGACCCGTGGCGCGCGGATATCGCCGTCACCGGCGAAGACTACGTCTTCCTGGCCATGCTCGAAGCCGTCCTCGACACCCGGGCGCCGGGCGAGCCCCTGCGGGCCGCCTTCATGCGCGCCAAAGCCTCCGGCGCCCTCGACGCCGTGCCGGGACTGGTGTATCCCGTCGGACCCGACGGCCGCGCGCCCGAGGCCCTGGTCGACACCGGCATCCAGCGCCTCTGCGGCGACCTGGACGAACTGCCCGACCCCACGCTGGGGTACTCGCTGCTCGAGCCGCCCAGCCGCCGGCGCGATCTGTCCGGGGCGCCTATCCCCGCCAACAGCGTACACAAGCACACGCCCATCGGCTCGCTGGCGATGACCTTCGGCTGCCGCTTCTCCTGCGGGTACTGCCCGATCCCCGCCTACAACCAGCGCACGTACCGCGCCAAGAGCGGGCCTCGCATCGCAAAGGAAATGTCGCAGCTCGCCAGCCAGTACGGCATCAAGTATTTCTTCGGGGCCGACGACAACTTCTTCAACGACCCGCCACGGTCGCTGGCGATCATCGAGGCCATCGCCGCCACCACCGGCACCTGGGGCAAGAAGCTCGGGCGCACCGTCCGCTGGGCCACCGAAGTCACCGTGCATGACGTGCTGACGATGAAGGACCACCTGGCGGTGGCGCACAAGGCCGGTCTGCGGGCGCTGTGGATGGGCGTCGAGGACATGACCGGCACGCTGGTCAAGAAGGGCCAGACCGTCGACAAGACCATCGAGGCGTTCCGCCTGCTGCGAAGCCACGGCATCTGCCCCATGCCGATGATGATGCACCACGACGATCAGCCGCTCTGGACGCGCACGGGCGCCGGCGGGCTGCTCAACCAGGTGGGCCTGCTCAAGAAAGCCGGCGGCGTGGCCATGCAGGTGCTGATGATCACGCCCTCGGCCGGCTCGAAACTTTACGTCGACACTTTCACCTCCGGCATGGTGCTCGAGAGCGTCGGGTCGCGCCAGGTTCAGCCGCACATGTACGACGGCAATTACGTCATCGCCTCCACCGCCCGCCGCCCGTGGCGCAAGCAGTACAACCTGATGATCGCGTACCTGTCGTTCTACAATCCCCTGCGATTGATCTGGACGCTGCTGTGGCGCAAAGACCGCCTGGGCTTCAAGCCCGCCGGCGTGCAGTTCATCGGCATCGGCGGCCTGCTCCAGACCGTCCGCCGCACCTTCACCTGGGGCCTGCGCCTGGCAATGTGCAAGATCACCCGCCTCAAAGCCCCGCTGGCCAGCCCCATCCCCATGCGAGCCCCCGACGGCGCCCGTGCGGCCCATGACATCTCGCAGTAG
- a CDS encoding HEPN domain-containing protein: MSLEKNAQQAARWLEQAQRDLKTAQGSRAMGSHEWACFQSQQAAEKAVKALWYFHSFDPWGHSVLKLIQDFPDQSVASTLGKLKNQAARLDKLYIPTRYPNGLPDLVPGDAYTSAEAAQAMKAAKQVIDLVASLIQ, translated from the coding sequence ATGAGTCTGGAAAAAAACGCACAACAAGCCGCTCGCTGGCTTGAGCAAGCCCAGCGCGATCTCAAAACCGCCCAAGGCTCACGTGCGATGGGCAGCCACGAATGGGCCTGCTTTCAGTCCCAGCAAGCTGCCGAGAAAGCCGTCAAGGCGCTATGGTATTTCCACAGCTTCGATCCGTGGGGACACAGTGTCTTGAAACTGATCCAGGATTTCCCTGATCAATCTGTCGCCTCAACGCTCGGCAAGCTTAAGAATCAAGCAGCGCGTCTCGACAAACTTTATATTCCGACAAGGTATCCCAATGGCCTGCCCGATCTGGTGCCGGGCGACGCTTACACTTCAGCGGAAGCGGCGCAGGCCATGAAGGCCGCTAAGCAAGTCATAGATCTTGTGGCTTCTCTCATCCAATGA
- a CDS encoding nucleotidyltransferase domain-containing protein: MTNLTAIRRAVRQAARANGATLAVLFGSHARGTATRHSDVDVIFVEETNDRFLDRLVRYMIPLSEALHEAIEVLVYTPAEFEDMKDRAFVRRALQEGIILYESGKKRTTSRSLA, translated from the coding sequence GTGACGAATCTTACGGCAATTCGACGGGCGGTCAGGCAGGCGGCACGAGCTAACGGCGCGACCTTGGCAGTGTTATTCGGCTCGCATGCGCGCGGAACGGCGACGCGGCATTCGGACGTCGACGTTATTTTCGTGGAAGAGACGAATGATCGCTTCCTGGACCGGCTCGTGCGGTACATGATTCCTCTGTCGGAGGCGCTGCACGAGGCCATCGAGGTCCTGGTTTATACTCCTGCCGAGTTTGAGGATATGAAGGACCGCGCGTTCGTTCGCCGCGCGCTGCAGGAAGGAATCATTCTATATGAGTCTGGAAAAAAACGCACAACAAGCCGCTCGCTGGCTTGA
- a CDS encoding glycoside hydrolase family 3 C-terminal domain-containing protein has translation MTQAAAPDAPKSKPAKPAYLNASLPMPQRVADLIGRMTIQEKCTQMLFDAPAVERLGIPAYNWWNECLHGVGRSGIATVFPQAIGMAASWNVDLMQKVASAIADEGRAKYHHYLRRNDADIYKGLTFWTPNVNIFRDGRWGRGQETYGEDPYLTGRMGVAFVKGLQGDHPKYLKSVATPKHYAVHSGPEPLRHGFDAIVSKKDLRETYLPAFRDTVVEGKALSVMGAYNRVNGEACCASKTLLQEILRDEWGFEGYVVSDCMAICDIHEHHKITHNATESAALATENGCDLNCGKAYHSLLAAVQGGLLSEASVDRALTRLFMARFRLGMFDPPAKVPFARTPFSVVDCPKHRDLNIEMARQSIVLLKNEGNVLPLKKNVKTIAVIGPNAYAPNVLLGNYNGTPSESITPLDGIRRAVSKQTRVLYQPGCFDFSDKDNEWVGRASRGFAEALEVAEQADVIVAVMGLTPDLEGEEMGGEGGGDRVRIGLVGMQEQLLQALHATGKPVVLVLLNGSPISITWAAENVPAIVEAWYPGAQGGRAIADVLFGDCNPAGRLPVTIVKCLADVPDFKDYAMKNRTYRYMEAEPLYPFGFGLSYTTFAYDKLKIKPAAGGSFAVSVEVTNTGKRDGDEVVQLYVTDEEASVTTPKRDLRGFKRITIKRGQKKRVAFTLTPRDLSLISNDGNRILEPGWFTITVGGCQEGLKGRLEVIGQRQELPY, from the coding sequence ATGACCCAAGCTGCCGCGCCTGACGCTCCGAAATCCAAGCCCGCCAAACCCGCCTACCTCAACGCCTCGCTGCCCATGCCGCAGCGCGTGGCCGATCTCATCGGCCGCATGACCATCCAGGAGAAATGCACGCAGATGCTCTTCGACGCCCCGGCCGTCGAGCGGTTGGGCATTCCGGCGTACAACTGGTGGAACGAGTGCCTCCACGGCGTGGGGCGGTCCGGCATCGCGACGGTCTTTCCCCAGGCGATCGGGATGGCCGCGTCGTGGAACGTCGATCTGATGCAGAAGGTCGCCTCGGCCATCGCCGACGAAGGGCGCGCCAAGTATCACCACTACCTCCGCCGCAACGACGCGGACATCTATAAGGGCCTGACCTTCTGGACGCCCAACGTGAACATCTTCCGCGACGGCCGCTGGGGCCGCGGGCAGGAAACCTACGGCGAGGACCCGTACCTCACCGGCCGCATGGGCGTGGCGTTCGTCAAGGGGCTCCAGGGCGACCATCCCAAGTACCTCAAGAGCGTCGCGACGCCCAAGCACTACGCCGTTCACAGCGGGCCCGAGCCGCTGCGGCACGGATTCGACGCCATCGTCAGCAAGAAGGACCTGCGCGAGACGTACCTGCCGGCGTTCCGCGACACCGTCGTCGAGGGCAAGGCCCTGTCGGTGATGGGCGCGTACAACCGCGTCAACGGCGAGGCCTGCTGCGCCAGCAAGACCCTGCTGCAGGAAATCCTGCGCGACGAGTGGGGCTTTGAAGGCTACGTCGTCAGCGACTGCATGGCCATTTGCGACATCCACGAGCATCACAAGATCACGCACAACGCCACCGAGTCGGCCGCACTGGCCACCGAAAACGGCTGCGATCTCAACTGCGGCAAGGCATACCACTCGCTGCTGGCCGCGGTGCAGGGCGGTCTGCTGAGCGAGGCGTCCGTCGACCGCGCGCTGACGCGGCTGTTCATGGCGCGGTTCCGCCTGGGGATGTTCGACCCGCCGGCCAAGGTGCCCTTTGCCCGCACGCCGTTCTCGGTCGTCGACTGCCCCAAGCACCGCGATCTCAACATCGAGATGGCGCGGCAGTCCATCGTGCTGCTCAAGAACGAGGGCAACGTCCTGCCGCTGAAGAAGAACGTCAAGACCATCGCCGTCATCGGCCCCAACGCCTACGCGCCCAACGTGCTGCTGGGCAACTATAACGGCACGCCGAGTGAATCAATCACGCCGCTGGACGGCATCCGCCGGGCCGTCAGCAAGCAGACGCGCGTGCTGTATCAGCCGGGCTGCTTCGACTTTTCGGACAAGGACAACGAGTGGGTCGGCCGCGCGTCGCGCGGGTTCGCCGAGGCTCTGGAAGTGGCCGAGCAGGCCGATGTAATCGTGGCGGTCATGGGCCTGACGCCCGATCTCGAGGGCGAGGAGATGGGCGGCGAGGGCGGCGGCGACCGCGTCCGCATCGGCCTGGTCGGCATGCAGGAGCAACTGCTCCAGGCGCTGCACGCCACGGGCAAGCCCGTCGTGCTGGTGCTGCTCAACGGCAGCCCGATCTCGATTACGTGGGCGGCCGAGAATGTCCCAGCCATCGTCGAGGCGTGGTACCCCGGCGCCCAGGGCGGCCGGGCGATCGCTGACGTGCTCTTTGGCGACTGCAACCCCGCCGGCCGACTGCCGGTGACGATCGTCAAGTGCCTGGCCGACGTTCCGGACTTCAAAGACTACGCGATGAAGAATCGCACCTACCGCTACATGGAAGCCGAGCCGCTGTATCCGTTCGGATTCGGCCTGAGCTACACGACCTTCGCCTACGACAAGCTCAAGATCAAGCCCGCCGCCGGCGGGTCGTTCGCCGTCAGCGTCGAAGTGACCAACACCGGCAAACGCGACGGCGACGAGGTCGTGCAGCTTTACGTGACCGACGAAGAGGCCTCGGTAACCACGCCCAAGCGCGACCTGCGCGGCTTCAAACGCATCACGATCAAGCGCGGCCAGAAGAAGCGCGTGGCCTTCACCCTCACGCCTCGCGATCTGTCGCTGATCAGCAACGACGGCAATCGCATCCTCGAACCAGGCTGGTTTACCATCACCGTCGGCGGCTGTCAGGAAGGCCTCAAGGGCCGATTAGAAGTGATCGGGCAGAGGCAGGAACTGCCGTATTAG
- a CDS encoding 3'(2'),5'-bisphosphate nucleotidase, giving the protein MDLTKETSVAFGAVRDAMNYCLHVQQSLITSSLAKDDRSPVTIADFGAQAIICRAIQKAFPNDSILAEEHATQVMRDGEMGRQLVAAIHAGYDPVTAPDLETICSWIDAGRGDSAARQWIVDPVDGTKGFLRREQYAIALALRIDGQIKVGVLGCPNLPAHNGQIGCTFYATARGGAVEMPLGGEPRSLRVSRDAELVLAESVESGHTDHDRHAAIAARLKITRPSIRMDSQAKYAIVARGDASAYLRLPNPKTPDYRENVWDHAAGYLIITEAGGRVTDAAGKDLDFSQGPKLINNRGIVATNGHCHTAVLEAVARASCP; this is encoded by the coding sequence ATGGATCTGACCAAAGAAACCAGCGTCGCCTTCGGCGCCGTTCGCGACGCGATGAATTACTGCCTGCACGTGCAGCAGTCGCTCATCACGTCCTCGCTGGCCAAAGATGACCGCAGCCCGGTCACCATCGCCGACTTCGGCGCCCAGGCCATCATCTGCCGCGCGATCCAGAAAGCCTTCCCCAACGACTCCATCCTGGCCGAAGAGCACGCCACGCAGGTCATGCGCGACGGCGAGATGGGCAGGCAACTCGTCGCCGCCATCCACGCCGGCTATGACCCCGTGACCGCGCCGGACCTGGAAACCATCTGCTCGTGGATCGACGCCGGCCGCGGCGATTCGGCTGCCCGCCAGTGGATCGTCGACCCCGTCGACGGCACGAAGGGCTTTCTTCGCCGCGAGCAATACGCCATCGCCCTGGCGCTGCGGATCGACGGGCAGATCAAGGTTGGCGTGCTGGGGTGCCCGAATCTTCCGGCCCACAACGGCCAGATCGGCTGTACGTTCTATGCAACCGCCCGAGGCGGGGCCGTCGAGATGCCCCTCGGCGGCGAGCCGAGATCGCTGAGAGTCTCGCGAGACGCCGAACTGGTGCTGGCCGAGAGCGTCGAGAGCGGCCACACCGATCACGACCGTCACGCGGCGATCGCGGCGCGGCTGAAAATCACGCGGCCGTCGATCCGCATGGACAGCCAGGCCAAGTACGCCATCGTCGCCCGCGGCGACGCCTCGGCCTACCTGCGCCTGCCCAATCCCAAGACGCCGGACTATCGAGAGAACGTGTGGGACCACGCGGCCGGGTACTTGATCATCACCGAAGCCGGCGGCCGCGTGACCGACGCGGCGGGCAAAGATTTGGATTTCTCCCAGGGTCCAAAGCTGATCAACAACCGCGGCATCGTGGCCACTAACGGCCACTGCCACACTGCGGTGCTTGAAGCCGTAGCACGGGCATCTTGCCCGTGA
- a CDS encoding fucose isomerase: MAKALPNAPQVKIALVGVSRDCFPIELTRKRLAALNKSCKAAGLNVTALKTVIENEKDTLAALDEAAEAGANAAVIFLGNFGPEGPLAIFAERFGGAVMVCAAAEESGESLINGRGDAYCGMLNASINFALRNLNVYIPQMPVGLPDELAAKIGHWTKIARIQLAVAGLKIFTFGPRPQDFYACNAPISQLYDMGVEVQENSELDMLLAYQAVAEDDADVKKTARDMAKELGEGNAYPDLLPKLARFEVALVRWAEANLGSRQYAIFANKCWPSFEKAFGFVPCYINSRMSSRGMPVACEVDIYGALSEYLCYLASDTPATLLDINNTVPADMIGGRMNLMGAQPVDLFMGFHCGNTPACCMKSCSMKFQLIMNRLMEDPKQAPDITRGTLEGQLRPGPITFFRIQGTADGNLVSYVADGNILDLDPRSFGGIGVFAIPHFARFYRHVLIGKKFPHHGAVAFQTVGKVLWDAAAMLGLTDINTPLAPGNLYAGENPFEG, from the coding sequence ATGGCAAAGGCACTACCCAACGCACCGCAGGTCAAGATCGCGCTCGTCGGCGTCAGCCGCGACTGCTTCCCCATCGAACTCACCCGCAAACGCCTCGCGGCACTGAACAAGTCCTGCAAGGCCGCCGGGCTCAACGTCACCGCCCTCAAGACCGTTATCGAGAACGAGAAGGACACGCTGGCGGCGTTGGATGAGGCCGCCGAGGCCGGCGCGAATGCGGCTGTGATCTTCCTGGGCAACTTCGGACCCGAGGGCCCGCTGGCGATCTTCGCCGAGCGCTTCGGCGGAGCGGTGATGGTCTGTGCCGCGGCGGAGGAGTCAGGCGAGTCGCTCATCAACGGCCGCGGCGACGCGTACTGCGGCATGCTCAACGCGTCGATCAACTTCGCCCTGCGCAACCTGAACGTCTACATCCCGCAGATGCCCGTGGGTCTGCCGGACGAGCTGGCGGCCAAGATCGGCCACTGGACGAAGATCGCCCGCATTCAGCTCGCCGTGGCGGGGCTGAAGATCTTCACGTTCGGACCGCGGCCTCAGGATTTCTACGCCTGCAACGCCCCGATCTCGCAGCTCTACGATATGGGCGTCGAGGTGCAGGAGAACTCCGAGCTGGACATGCTGCTGGCGTACCAGGCCGTCGCCGAAGACGACGCCGACGTCAAGAAAACCGCCCGCGACATGGCCAAGGAACTCGGCGAAGGCAACGCCTACCCCGACCTGCTGCCCAAGCTGGCGCGGTTCGAGGTGGCGCTGGTGCGCTGGGCCGAGGCGAACCTCGGCAGCCGACAGTACGCCATCTTCGCCAACAAATGCTGGCCGTCGTTCGAGAAGGCCTTCGGCTTTGTGCCCTGCTACATCAACAGCCGCATGAGCAGCCGCGGCATGCCGGTGGCGTGCGAGGTCGACATCTACGGCGCCCTGAGCGAGTACCTGTGCTACCTCGCCAGCGACACGCCGGCGACGCTGCTGGACATCAACAACACCGTGCCTGCCGACATGATCGGCGGGCGGATGAACCTGATGGGCGCCCAGCCGGTGGACCTGTTCATGGGCTTCCACTGCGGCAACACGCCGGCCTGCTGCATGAAGAGCTGCTCGATGAAGTTCCAGCTCATCATGAACCGACTGATGGAAGACCCCAAGCAGGCCCCCGACATCACCCGCGGCACGCTCGAGGGGCAGCTCCGCCCCGGACCCATCACGTTCTTCCGCATCCAGGGCACGGCCGACGGCAACCTCGTCAGCTATGTGGCCGACGGGAACATCCTGGACCTCGACCCGCGCAGCTTCGGCGGCATCGGCGTGTTCGCGATACCGCACTTCGCGCGGTTCTACCGCCACGTGCTGATCGGCAAGAAGTTCCCGCACCACGGCGCGGTGGCGTTCCAGACGGTTGGCAAAGTGCTCTGGGATGCCGCTGCGATGCTGGGCCTGACCGACATCAACACCCCGCTGGCGCCGGGCAACCTGTACGCCGGCGAGAACCCGTTTGAGGGCTGA
- a CDS encoding PP2C family protein-serine/threonine phosphatase, protein MNRQPKVIWCSDEPAPPNVVAATRGWVFHTRRLSDPAADKPHDGLTVVYPNGQASDPAAMIRLLESLPATTGLCVFMLPRGESVAWSLINQDSGRCIGLDLATPAEQLAAKLETLARIEPMVRGLRSELAAAHHARAGAADAVASLNEEMQLAAKLQQDFLPQRLPEVPPAHFAALFSPASWLSGDIYDVTRLDERFIGFYVADAVGHGMPAALLTMFIKKALQTKRVSGNSYQIIPPDLSLRELNTSICQQNLSSCHFCTAIYAVLNTQTLQMTYCRAGHPEALLLGADGSIKILPCDGGLLGVFPDATFQARTVQLAAGDRVVFYSDGIEEALRTITAQPRLPMSDLLSPWAALPCDELIAELSTQIDAHAKASDDITVLGLEIRR, encoded by the coding sequence TTGAACAGGCAACCCAAGGTCATCTGGTGTTCCGATGAACCGGCGCCGCCCAACGTGGTCGCGGCGACGCGCGGGTGGGTTTTCCACACGCGCCGCCTCAGCGACCCTGCCGCCGACAAACCTCACGACGGCCTCACCGTCGTCTATCCCAACGGTCAGGCGTCGGACCCTGCCGCCATGATTCGCCTGCTCGAGAGCCTGCCTGCGACGACGGGGCTGTGCGTGTTCATGCTGCCTCGCGGCGAGTCGGTCGCCTGGTCGCTGATCAACCAGGACAGCGGGCGATGCATCGGGTTGGACCTCGCCACGCCCGCCGAGCAACTCGCTGCCAAGCTCGAAACGCTCGCACGCATCGAACCCATGGTCCGTGGCCTGCGCAGCGAGCTGGCGGCCGCCCACCATGCCCGCGCCGGCGCCGCCGACGCGGTGGCCAGCCTCAACGAGGAGATGCAACTGGCCGCCAAGCTCCAGCAGGACTTTCTGCCCCAGCGCCTGCCGGAAGTTCCACCGGCGCATTTCGCGGCGCTGTTCAGCCCCGCCAGTTGGCTCAGCGGCGACATCTACGACGTCACGCGCCTGGACGAGCGCTTTATCGGGTTCTACGTCGCCGACGCCGTCGGGCACGGCATGCCCGCGGCCCTGCTGACCATGTTCATCAAGAAGGCCCTGCAGACCAAGCGCGTCAGCGGCAACAGCTACCAGATCATTCCGCCGGACCTGTCGCTGCGGGAGCTCAATACCTCGATTTGCCAGCAGAATCTCTCCTCGTGCCATTTCTGCACGGCGATCTATGCCGTCCTCAACACCCAGACCCTGCAGATGACCTACTGCCGCGCCGGACACCCCGAGGCGCTGCTGCTGGGCGCCGACGGCTCCATCAAAATCCTCCCCTGCGACGGCGGACTGCTGGGCGTCTTTCCCGACGCCACCTTCCAGGCCCGGACCGTGCAACTGGCAGCCGGCGACCGCGTCGTGTTCTACAGCGACGGGATCGAAGAGGCCCTGCGAACCATCACCGCGCAGCCGCGCCTCCCGATGAGCGACCTGCTCTCGCCCTGGGCGGCTCTGCCCTGCGACGAGCTGATCGCGGAACTGTCCACGCAGATCGACGCCCACGCCAAAGCCAGCGACGACATCACCGTGCTAGGCCTCGAAATCCGCCGCTGA
- a CDS encoding DUF192 domain-containing protein: protein MKATSLAIAIAAAALAGCSHPSRPAAAPNAQGGPTASVNGHTWHLELARTYEQRYQGLSGRTSLSDDAGMLFIYENPQVLEFCMRGCFIDLDIAFLDEQGVVVSMHTMKAEPDRVGRVAYSSGQPAQYALEVAAGSLARHNVAVGQQIHIRP from the coding sequence ATGAAAGCGACATCCCTCGCCATCGCGATCGCCGCGGCGGCTTTGGCCGGGTGCTCGCATCCGAGCCGGCCCGCCGCCGCCCCGAACGCCCAGGGCGGACCGACCGCCTCCGTCAACGGCCACACCTGGCATCTCGAACTGGCCCGCACATACGAGCAGCGATACCAGGGCCTCAGCGGACGCACCAGTCTTTCTGACGACGCGGGGATGCTTTTCATCTACGAGAATCCTCAGGTGCTCGAGTTCTGCATGCGCGGCTGTTTCATCGACCTCGACATCGCCTTCCTCGACGAGCAGGGGGTCGTCGTCTCGATGCACACGATGAAGGCCGAACCCGACCGCGTCGGTCGCGTCGCGTACAGCTCCGGCCAGCCCGCCCAGTACGCCCTGGAAGTGGCCGCCGGGTCGCTGGCGCGCCACAACGTCGCGGTCGGGCAGCAGATCCACATCCGCCCCTGA
- a CDS encoding Maf family protein, giving the protein MMTEMTRTMDLILASSSPRRRSLLRQGGIAFRAVDPPLDEPASLQPGMTAAQTAEALAYYKARSVAESHSESLVLGADTVVAATDGTLLGKPAHRLEARTMLQTLSGSRHSVITGVALLGPGPRRLIASDTTFVTMRAMSETEVAAYLDSGEWQGKSGAYAIQETADRFITKIEGSFTNVVGLPMELLDRMLALATTRDAGDPCCRDGHSL; this is encoded by the coding sequence ATGATGACCGAAATGACCCGCACGATGGATTTAATATTGGCCTCTTCCAGCCCGCGACGCAGGAGCCTGCTGCGCCAGGGCGGTATCGCATTCAGGGCGGTCGACCCGCCGCTGGACGAGCCCGCTTCGCTCCAGCCGGGCATGACCGCCGCCCAGACCGCCGAGGCTCTGGCGTACTACAAGGCCCGAAGCGTAGCCGAAAGCCACAGCGAGAGTCTCGTCCTGGGCGCCGACACGGTGGTGGCCGCCACTGACGGAACGCTCCTGGGCAAGCCCGCCCATCGTCTCGAGGCGCGCACGATGCTCCAGACGCTCTCGGGCAGCCGCCACAGCGTCATCACCGGCGTGGCGCTGCTGGGCCCGGGACCACGACGCCTGATCGCCTCCGATACTACCTTCGTCACCATGCGAGCCATGAGCGAGACCGAAGTGGCCGCCTATCTCGACAGCGGCGAGTGGCAGGGCAAATCCGGCGCCTACGCCATTCAGGAAACGGCCGACCGGTTCATCACCAAAATCGAAGGCAGCTTCACCAACGTCGTCGGCCTGCCGATGGAACTGCTCGATCGCATGCTCGCCCTGGCGACCACGCGCGACGCCGGCGACCCCTGCTGCCGCGACGGGCACAGCCTATGA